In Ancalomicrobiaceae bacterium S20, the following proteins share a genomic window:
- a CDS encoding ABC transporter ATP-binding protein — protein sequence MERLSVTAFPTIALENVAVVRDGRRVLDIAGLTLAERRIGVVGLNGSGKSTLLKLIDGLVLPSEGHVTVDGLSTATDGAAIRRRVGFVFQNPDNQVVFPIVTDDLAFGLKNSGLAKAEIPARAQAALDRLGIGHLAKRRIHELSGGEKQLVALAGVITVEPATILFDEPTTLLDLRNRDRFVAVLAGLPQQTIIASHDLDLIATCERVIVIHEARVAIDAPAAAAIAAYRELAR from the coding sequence ATGGAGCGCCTTTCCGTCACCGCGTTTCCGACCATCGCGCTCGAAAACGTCGCCGTCGTCCGTGACGGCCGGCGCGTGCTCGACATTGCCGGCCTGACGCTCGCCGAGCGGCGCATCGGCGTCGTCGGTCTCAACGGCTCGGGCAAGAGCACGCTCCTGAAGCTGATCGACGGGCTGGTGCTGCCGAGCGAGGGCCACGTGACGGTCGACGGCCTCTCGACCGCGACCGACGGCGCGGCGATCCGGCGCCGGGTCGGCTTCGTGTTCCAGAACCCCGACAATCAGGTCGTGTTCCCGATCGTCACCGACGATCTCGCCTTCGGGCTGAAGAACTCCGGCCTCGCCAAGGCCGAGATTCCGGCGCGCGCGCAAGCCGCGCTCGACCGGCTCGGCATCGGGCACTTGGCGAAGCGACGCATCCACGAGCTGTCGGGCGGCGAGAAGCAACTCGTCGCACTCGCCGGCGTCATCACGGTCGAGCCGGCGACGATCCTGTTCGACGAGCCGACCACGCTGCTCGACTTGCGCAACCGCGATCGTTTCGTCGCCGTTCTCGCCGGCCTGCCGCAGCAGACCATCATCGCCAGCCACGACCTCGATCTGATCGCGACCTGCGAGCGCGTGATCGTCATTCACGAGGCCCGCGTCGCCATCGACGCGCCGGCGGCCGCGGCGATCGCCGCCTACCGGGAGCTCGCGCGATGA
- a CDS encoding energy-coupling factor transporter transmembrane protein EcfT encodes MIGLASAPETSWLRRVPAGAKLGGLLVFGGAVFLIGSATVLAFIAGAAALFLRSTGRPATALARDLAWPIGVLLFVLGATALLDDPGPALVSFLRLLAILFAAHAVTLTTTTAELMAAIEALLAPLDRRGLVDAGRVSLTLTLAIRFIPVIAEEAREIRDAQAARGLAAHPLALAVPLAVRVLVRAEAVADAIEARGFAAPRNGGVISGAVSSPGAPPRPGHMGPTIKDGNE; translated from the coding sequence ATGATCGGGCTCGCGAGCGCACCGGAGACATCCTGGCTGAGACGCGTGCCGGCGGGCGCGAAGCTCGGCGGCTTGCTCGTATTCGGCGGCGCGGTGTTCCTGATCGGCTCGGCGACGGTCCTGGCGTTCATCGCCGGTGCGGCGGCGCTGTTCCTGCGCTCGACCGGGCGCCCCGCGACGGCACTGGCGCGCGACCTCGCATGGCCGATCGGGGTACTCCTGTTCGTGCTCGGCGCCACCGCGCTTCTCGATGACCCTGGACCGGCGCTGGTGTCGTTCCTGCGGCTGCTGGCGATCCTGTTCGCCGCGCATGCGGTCACGCTGACCACGACCACGGCCGAACTCATGGCGGCGATCGAGGCGCTGCTCGCGCCGCTCGATCGGCGCGGCCTCGTCGATGCCGGCCGTGTCTCGCTGACCCTGACGCTGGCGATCCGGTTCATCCCCGTCATCGCCGAGGAGGCCCGCGAGATCCGCGACGCGCAGGCGGCCCGCGGGCTCGCCGCCCATCCGCTGGCGCTCGCCGTGCCGCTCGCCGTCCGCGTGTTGGTCCGCGCGGAGGCTGTCGCCGACGCGATCGAGGCGCGCGGCTTTGCAGCGCCCCGGAACGGGGGCGTCATTTCGGGAGCGGTCTCGTCGCCGGGCGCTCCCCCACGGCCCGGCCATATGGGCCCAACCATCAAGGACGGAAACGAATGA
- a CDS encoding biotin transporter BioY — translation MTTRDLVLVGLFAAFIVVLGMVPAIPTLVPGVPITLQSLGVMLAGTLLGPKRGALAVIVVIALVGIGLPVLSGGRGGLGVYVGPTAGFLFGWIAAAFVAGVVAEMLDHGNRVRRFTGVFIAALIGGVLVLYAAGIAWLALYTGLGWSKAFFGSIAFVPGDALKAAIAALVTVGVTENYPIARK, via the coding sequence ATGACCACCCGCGATCTCGTGCTCGTCGGCCTGTTCGCCGCCTTCATCGTCGTGCTCGGCATGGTGCCGGCAATCCCGACGCTCGTGCCCGGCGTGCCGATCACGCTGCAGTCGCTCGGCGTCATGCTGGCAGGCACCCTCCTTGGCCCGAAGCGCGGCGCGCTGGCGGTCATCGTGGTGATCGCACTCGTCGGCATCGGCCTGCCGGTCCTGTCCGGCGGCCGCGGCGGCCTCGGCGTCTATGTCGGTCCGACGGCCGGCTTCCTGTTCGGCTGGATCGCGGCGGCTTTCGTCGCGGGCGTCGTCGCCGAGATGCTGGATCACGGCAACCGCGTCCGTCGCTTCACCGGCGTCTTCATCGCCGCCCTGATCGGCGGCGTGCTGGTGCTCTATGCCGCCGGCATCGCGTGGCTGGCGCTCTATACCGGGCTCGGCTGGTCGAAGGCGTTCTTCGGCTCGATCGCCTTCGTCCCCGGCGACGCGCTGAAGGCGGCGATCGCGGCGCTGGTCACGGTCGGCGTGACCGAAAATTATCCGATCGCGCGGAAGTGA
- the pobA gene encoding 4-hydroxybenzoate 3-monooxygenase — MRTKVAIIGAGPSGLLLGQLLARAGIDNIVLERRTPDYVLSRIRAGVLEQGMVDLLDEAGVGARLHREGLVHEGFALSFGGAGHRIDLKRLSGGKVVTVYGQTEVTKDLMEARAAAGLTTIYEAESVTLIDWETSSPRVRWVKDGLAQELTCDFIAGCDGFHGVSRATVPSTAIRNFERVYPFGWLGILSETPPVDHELIYVNHPDGFALCSMRNPMLSRYYVQCRFDDKVDDWSDERFWDALKSRLHGEAAERLVTGPSIEKSIAPLRSFVAEPMRFGNLFLAGDAAHIVPPTGAKGLNLAASDVRYLSSALIEHYDTGSAAALDRYSEQALARVWKAERFSWWMTSILHRFPETGGFGQRIQQAELDYLVGSEAAMTALAENYVGLPY; from the coding sequence ATGCGCACGAAGGTCGCCATCATCGGTGCCGGTCCGTCCGGCCTGCTGCTCGGCCAGCTCCTGGCCCGGGCCGGCATCGACAACATCGTGCTCGAGCGCCGCACGCCGGACTATGTCCTGTCGCGCATTCGCGCCGGCGTGCTCGAACAGGGCATGGTCGACCTGCTCGACGAGGCCGGCGTCGGCGCGCGGCTGCATCGCGAAGGGTTGGTGCACGAGGGGTTCGCGCTCTCCTTCGGCGGCGCCGGGCATCGCATCGACCTGAAGCGCCTCTCCGGCGGCAAGGTCGTCACGGTCTACGGCCAGACGGAAGTGACCAAGGATCTGATGGAGGCCCGCGCGGCCGCCGGCCTCACCACGATCTACGAGGCGGAGAGCGTCACGCTGATCGACTGGGAGACGTCGAGCCCGCGCGTGCGCTGGGTCAAGGACGGCCTCGCGCAGGAACTCACCTGCGATTTCATCGCCGGCTGCGACGGCTTTCACGGCGTGTCGCGCGCGACCGTGCCGAGCACGGCGATCCGCAACTTCGAGCGCGTCTACCCGTTCGGCTGGCTCGGCATCCTGTCGGAGACGCCGCCGGTCGACCACGAGCTGATCTATGTGAACCACCCGGACGGTTTCGCGCTCTGCTCGATGCGCAACCCGATGCTGAGCCGCTACTACGTCCAGTGCCGCTTCGACGACAAAGTCGACGACTGGTCGGACGAGCGGTTCTGGGACGCGCTGAAGAGCCGCCTGCACGGGGAGGCGGCCGAGCGGCTCGTCACCGGCCCGTCGATCGAGAAGTCGATCGCGCCGCTGCGGAGCTTCGTCGCCGAGCCGATGCGCTTCGGCAATCTGTTCCTGGCCGGCGACGCCGCCCACATCGTGCCGCCGACCGGCGCGAAGGGGCTCAATCTGGCGGCCTCGGACGTGCGCTACCTGTCGAGCGCGCTGATCGAGCACTACGACACCGGCTCGGCCGCCGCGCTCGATCGCTATTCGGAGCAGGCGCTCGCGCGCGTCTGGAAGGCCGAACGCTTCTCCTGGTGGATGACGTCGATCCTGCACCGGTTTCCCGAGACCGGCGGCTTCGGCCAGCGCATCCAGCAGGCCGAGCTCGACTATCTGGTCGGCTCGGAAGCCGCGATGACCGCGCTCGCGGAGAATTATGTCGGGCTGCCGTATTGA
- the pcaG gene encoding protocatechuate 3,4-dioxygenase subunit alpha, with translation MISKQTPSQTVGPYFAYGLTAEQYGYPHTQIASGRMADEATAGERIRLVGRVLDGAGVAIPDAMIEVWQADAAGRYPDARGAKGNAAFTGFGRQGTGTDPDNRFVFDTVKPGRIDADQAPHLTLIVFMRGLLSHAYTRAYFSDEAAANATDPVLASVPAERRATLIAERVEGASPTTYRFDIHMQGDRETVFFDV, from the coding sequence ATGATTTCCAAACAGACACCTTCCCAGACTGTCGGCCCCTATTTCGCCTATGGCCTGACCGCCGAGCAGTACGGCTATCCGCATACGCAGATCGCCTCGGGCCGCATGGCCGACGAGGCGACCGCGGGCGAGCGCATACGCCTCGTCGGCCGCGTGCTCGATGGCGCCGGCGTGGCGATCCCCGATGCCATGATCGAAGTCTGGCAGGCCGATGCGGCGGGTCGTTATCCCGATGCGCGCGGCGCCAAGGGCAACGCCGCCTTCACCGGTTTCGGCCGCCAGGGCACCGGCACCGATCCGGACAACCGCTTCGTCTTCGACACGGTGAAGCCCGGCCGCATCGATGCCGATCAGGCGCCGCACCTGACCCTGATCGTGTTCATGCGCGGCCTGCTGAGCCACGCCTATACGCGCGCCTACTTCTCCGACGAGGCGGCGGCGAACGCGACAGATCCGGTGCTCGCCTCGGTGCCGGCGGAGCGCCGCGCGACCTTGATCGCCGAGCGCGTCGAAGGCGCGAGCCCGACGACCTACCGCTTCGACATCCACATGCAGGGCGACCGCGAAACGGTCTTCTTCGACGTCTGA
- the pcaH gene encoding protocatechuate 3,4-dioxygenase subunit beta: MTGPNSPAPAATPGDIASSDIASLRDWESHPPLLYPDYRSTLLRAPTKRLIPIRHSLSERSAPVYGQDKLGRWDNDLTMNGRRNGEPLGERMIVAGRVLDEDGRPVRHTLIEVWQANAAGRYVHKVDQHNAPLDPNFFGGGRCITDENGFYRFYTIKPGAYPWGNHPNAWRPNHIHFSLIGPTIASRLVTQMYFPGDPLLAYDPIFQGTPEAARDRLISTFSLDVTEEGFALGYMFDIVLRGRRETPFEA; encoded by the coding sequence ATGACCGGTCCGAACAGCCCAGCGCCCGCCGCGACCCCCGGCGATATCGCATCCTCGGACATCGCCTCCCTGCGCGATTGGGAGAGCCACCCGCCCTTGCTCTACCCGGACTATCGCTCGACGCTGCTGCGCGCGCCGACCAAGCGGCTGATCCCGATCCGCCATTCGCTCTCCGAGCGCTCGGCGCCGGTCTATGGACAGGACAAGCTCGGCCGCTGGGACAACGACCTGACCATGAACGGCCGTCGCAATGGCGAGCCGCTCGGCGAGCGCATGATCGTCGCCGGCCGCGTCCTCGACGAGGACGGCCGGCCGGTGCGGCACACGCTGATTGAAGTTTGGCAGGCCAATGCCGCCGGTCGTTACGTCCACAAGGTCGACCAGCACAATGCGCCGCTCGATCCGAACTTCTTCGGCGGCGGCCGCTGCATCACCGACGAGAACGGCTTCTACCGCTTCTACACGATCAAGCCGGGCGCCTATCCCTGGGGCAATCACCCCAACGCCTGGCGCCCGAACCACATCCATTTCTCGCTGATCGGCCCGACCATCGCCTCCCGGCTGGTCACCCAGATGTATTTCCCCGGCGATCCGTTGCTGGCCTACGACCCGATCTTCCAGGGCACGCCGGAGGCGGCACGCGATCGGCTGATCTCGACCTTCTCGCTCGACGTGACCGAGGAGGGTTTCGCGCTCGGCTACATGTTCGACATCGTGCTGCGCGGCCGGCGTGAAACGCCGTTCGAGGCCTGA
- the pcaC gene encoding 4-carboxymuconolactone decarboxylase — MRVRRAVLGDAHVDRAEARKTAVDADFQRFITEGAWGSVWARPGLTPRERSMITLALLAALGHDEEVAMHVRATRNTGASLDDIKEALLHVAVYAGVPAANRAFRIVKDVAAEMGETP; from the coding sequence ATGCGCGTGCGCCGCGCCGTGCTCGGCGATGCCCATGTCGATCGGGCCGAGGCGCGCAAGACCGCCGTCGATGCCGATTTCCAGCGCTTCATCACCGAGGGTGCCTGGGGCTCGGTCTGGGCCCGGCCCGGCCTCACCCCGCGCGAACGCTCGATGATCACGCTCGCGCTGCTCGCCGCGCTCGGCCACGACGAGGAGGTCGCCATGCATGTGCGGGCGACCAGAAACACCGGCGCGAGCCTCGACGACATCAAGGAAGCCCTGCTGCACGTCGCGGTCTACGCCGGCGTGCCGGCGGCCAACCGGGCGTTCCGGATCGTGAAGGACGTGGCCGCCGAAATGGGAGAGACGCCATGA
- the pcaD gene encoding 3-oxoadipate enol-lactonase, translated as MIGTAGDGPRAAPALVFANSLGTDFRLWDAVVARLGDRFRTIRFDKRGHGLSADAAEPFSIEDHVDDLAGVLDRLAVTSAVVIGLSVGGMIALGLAARRPDLVRGLVLSNTAHRIGSDEMWDARISTIRAHGLATIADAVMERWFSPEFRRDHASEVAGWRAMLARTPAEGYIATCAAIRDGDYEAAARGVTVPTLCIAGSADGSTPPEVVARMADLVPGAFFTIVPGVGHLPPVEAPDAFANLLTTFIAENRLG; from the coding sequence ATGATCGGGACCGCCGGCGACGGTCCGCGCGCGGCGCCTGCGCTCGTCTTCGCCAACTCGCTCGGCACCGATTTCCGGCTCTGGGACGCGGTGGTCGCGCGCCTCGGCGATCGCTTCCGCACCATTCGCTTCGACAAGCGCGGCCACGGCCTGTCGGCCGATGCGGCCGAGCCGTTTTCGATCGAAGACCATGTCGACGATCTCGCCGGTGTGCTCGACCGCTTGGCCGTGACGTCGGCCGTGGTGATCGGCCTCTCGGTCGGCGGCATGATCGCGCTCGGCCTCGCCGCGCGCCGCCCGGATCTGGTCCGGGGCCTCGTGCTGTCGAACACCGCGCACCGGATCGGCAGCGACGAGATGTGGGATGCACGCATTTCGACGATCCGCGCACACGGACTCGCCACGATTGCGGACGCGGTCATGGAGCGCTGGTTCTCGCCCGAATTCCGGCGCGACCATGCGAGTGAGGTCGCCGGCTGGCGCGCCATGCTCGCCCGTACCCCGGCCGAAGGCTACATTGCGACCTGTGCCGCCATCCGCGATGGCGACTACGAGGCGGCCGCGCGTGGCGTGACGGTGCCGACGCTGTGCATTGCCGGCTCCGCCGACGGCTCGACGCCGCCCGAGGTCGTTGCGCGCATGGCCGATCTCGTGCCGGGTGCCTTCTTCACCATCGTGCCCGGCGTCGGTCATCTGCCGCCGGTCGAGGCGCCCGACGCCTTCGCGAACCTGCTCACCACCTTCATAGCGGAGAACCGTCTTGGCTGA
- the pcaQ gene encoding pca operon transcription factor PcaQ, with product MSVAARIKFRHLQCFLEVVRLKSVSKAATLLGITQPAVSKTIRELEDALEVSLLDRSKRGIQTTAFGDVFLRYAGASVTALRQGVDSIAQVRAKGGAAVVIGALPTVSSHVVPCAVLNFKAAATGTVVRVVTGDNAVLLAQLRVGEVDLVVGRLADPEQMKGLAFEPLYAERVAFVVRPGHPLIGRTPFRLADVLDHTILLPSPGSIIRPLVDRLLIANGIGAVPDPIETVSLPFGRAYVRASDAVWIISRGVVADDIAEGVLAELPVDTDMTRGPVGLTTRADTPPSLPQLMLMQAIRAAAAEPAP from the coding sequence ATGTCCGTCGCCGCCCGGATCAAGTTCCGGCATCTGCAGTGCTTTCTCGAAGTGGTCAGACTGAAGAGCGTCAGCAAGGCGGCGACCTTGCTCGGCATCACCCAGCCGGCCGTGTCGAAGACGATCCGCGAACTGGAAGACGCGCTCGAGGTGTCGCTGCTCGATCGATCGAAGCGCGGCATCCAGACAACCGCCTTCGGCGACGTGTTCCTGCGCTATGCCGGGGCGAGCGTGACCGCATTGCGCCAGGGCGTCGACAGCATCGCGCAGGTACGCGCCAAGGGCGGTGCGGCGGTGGTGATCGGCGCGCTGCCGACCGTCTCCTCCCACGTGGTCCCGTGCGCGGTACTGAACTTCAAGGCCGCGGCGACCGGCACGGTCGTGCGCGTGGTCACCGGCGACAATGCCGTGCTGCTCGCCCAGCTGCGCGTCGGCGAGGTCGATCTCGTCGTCGGCCGGCTCGCCGACCCCGAGCAAATGAAGGGCCTCGCCTTCGAACCGCTCTACGCCGAGCGCGTCGCCTTCGTGGTCAGGCCGGGTCATCCGCTGATCGGCCGCACGCCGTTCCGGCTCGCCGACGTGCTCGATCACACGATCCTGCTGCCGAGCCCTGGCTCGATCATTCGGCCGCTGGTCGACCGCCTGCTGATCGCCAACGGCATCGGCGCGGTGCCGGACCCGATCGAGACCGTGTCGCTGCCGTTCGGGCGTGCCTATGTGCGCGCCTCGGATGCGGTCTGGATCATCTCGCGCGGCGTCGTCGCCGACGATATCGCCGAGGGCGTGCTCGCCGAACTGCCGGTCGACACCGACATGACCCGCGGCCCGGTCGGACTGACCACCCGCGCCGACACGCCGCCGAGCCTGCCGCAGCTCATGCTGATGCAGGCGATCCGCGCGGCGGCGGCCGAGCCGGCGCCGTGA
- a CDS encoding glycosyltransferase family 4 protein, with protein MDPIADPTIRAVEASLARSAAAVASDRPLRIVHVVRQYLPNRGGLEDVVAHLAREQLKAGWPVRIVTLDRLFRAPEVRLPAREVIDGIPVERIPWRGSSRYPFAPGVFRHLADADLVHVHAVDFFYDWLAFGRLLHGKPTVATTHGGFFHTVAHSRLKKLWFNGPTRLSTRLHDAVVACSASDAMTFAPLGGRIVTIENGVDLSKFADAASATPVRTMVTIGRFSDNKRLDRLIATTAALVRRDPAWRLVICGAESDWTVARLGVLVREHGIETAVSIETGLDDAALAGRIATASLFVSASTYEGFGLALIEAMSAGLSPVVFPNASFRALAARHPTIALADYEDPAAAADAIETVFARLAADPAGMRAAAIAETVSYGWPRVAAEYAALYRSVLAARG; from the coding sequence ATGGACCCGATCGCCGATCCCACAATCCGCGCCGTCGAGGCGAGCCTTGCGCGAAGCGCCGCGGCCGTCGCATCCGATCGGCCGCTACGGATCGTCCATGTGGTCAGGCAGTATCTGCCGAACCGCGGCGGCCTCGAGGATGTCGTCGCCCATCTGGCGCGCGAGCAGCTCAAGGCCGGCTGGCCGGTCCGGATCGTCACGCTGGACCGGCTGTTCCGCGCGCCCGAGGTTCGGCTACCGGCCCGCGAGGTCATCGACGGCATCCCGGTCGAGCGGATCCCCTGGCGCGGGTCGAGCCGCTACCCGTTCGCACCGGGGGTGTTCCGCCATCTCGCCGATGCCGATCTCGTCCATGTCCACGCCGTCGACTTCTTCTACGACTGGCTCGCCTTCGGCCGGCTCTTGCACGGCAAGCCGACGGTCGCCACCACGCACGGCGGCTTCTTCCATACCGTCGCGCATTCGCGACTGAAGAAGCTCTGGTTCAACGGCCCGACGCGCCTGTCGACCCGGCTTCATGACGCGGTCGTCGCCTGCAGTGCCTCGGATGCCATGACATTCGCGCCGCTCGGCGGCCGGATCGTCACGATTGAGAACGGCGTCGACCTGTCGAAATTCGCCGACGCCGCGAGCGCGACACCAGTCCGGACGATGGTCACGATCGGCCGTTTCTCCGACAACAAGCGGCTCGACCGGCTGATCGCCACCACCGCGGCGCTGGTGCGGCGCGATCCGGCATGGCGGCTGGTCATCTGCGGCGCGGAATCCGACTGGACCGTGGCACGGCTCGGCGTCCTCGTCCGCGAGCATGGGATCGAGACTGCCGTCTCGATCGAAACCGGGCTCGACGATGCGGCGCTCGCCGGTCGGATCGCGACGGCGTCGCTGTTCGTCTCGGCCTCGACCTATGAGGGGTTCGGGTTGGCGCTGATCGAGGCGATGAGCGCGGGGCTCTCGCCGGTCGTGTTCCCGAATGCGTCGTTCCGGGCGCTCGCGGCGCGACATCCGACGATCGCGCTCGCCGACTATGAAGACCCCGCGGCCGCGGCGGATGCGATCGAGACCGTATTCGCGCGCCTTGCCGCCGATCCCGCGGGAATGCGCGCAGCGGCAATCGCGGAAACCGTCAGCTACGGCTGGCCGCGCGTCGCGGCCGAATACGCGGCGCTCTATCGCTCGGTGCTGGCGGCGCGCGGCTGA
- a CDS encoding lipopolysaccharide biosynthesis protein, whose product MPRFALHLSDLRRLFSSFSSRIVSTGLSFLVLLVASRALPTAEYGLYIFQFSVGSALGLIFVLGQPIFVVKHYRANDPDAAAHNAAVLDVNARWLLFGCGLLLTAAAVLAALSPRLPAPYDHLYVGCLFGAIFALSEYLQNYFRVHGEIGLSLAPREVVWRIASVVVIGALWWLGWLDGGLEAIIQVTFLLFGITAYQAVMLVRREGLDFWGASRRSDPEARRGWRTETFYFSANGFMAASSGYLETIVIGMVLGLEQAAFYFVALRFAMLLMLPVTAIDTVGVPLVSARFQANDIPGAQKLVGTLSAGSFVIALSGAAMLALVGPWLLGVFDASFTQHYGAFVVLCCVSVCHAFFGPGSWLIMIGGGERFFLISRTAMFVVYIGLLALLGYELGLVGIALAGLLFNLAQNLAATAWIMRRWRIDNMATAFFRPFALFDWAPSGEQGESPVPADKPARAAAPAE is encoded by the coding sequence ATGCCGCGCTTCGCTCTCCACCTCTCCGATCTGCGCCGGCTGTTCTCGTCGTTCTCGTCGCGGATCGTCAGCACGGGCCTGAGCTTCCTGGTGCTGCTCGTCGCGAGCCGGGCGTTGCCGACGGCGGAATACGGCCTCTACATCTTCCAGTTCTCGGTCGGCAGCGCGCTGGGTCTGATCTTCGTGCTCGGCCAGCCGATCTTCGTGGTCAAGCACTACCGCGCCAACGATCCGGACGCGGCGGCCCACAATGCCGCCGTGCTCGACGTCAACGCGCGCTGGCTGCTCTTCGGCTGTGGTCTGCTCCTCACCGCCGCGGCGGTGCTGGCCGCGCTGTCGCCGCGCCTGCCGGCGCCTTACGACCATCTCTATGTCGGTTGCCTGTTCGGCGCCATCTTCGCCCTCTCGGAGTATCTGCAGAACTATTTCCGCGTTCACGGCGAGATCGGTCTGTCGCTCGCGCCGCGCGAAGTGGTCTGGCGCATCGCCTCGGTCGTCGTGATCGGCGCGCTGTGGTGGCTCGGCTGGCTCGACGGCGGCCTGGAGGCGATCATCCAGGTGACGTTCCTGCTGTTCGGCATCACCGCCTATCAGGCCGTGATGCTGGTCCGACGCGAGGGCCTCGACTTCTGGGGTGCGAGCCGCCGCTCCGATCCCGAGGCCCGGCGCGGCTGGCGCACCGAGACGTTCTATTTCTCCGCCAACGGCTTCATGGCCGCGAGCTCCGGATATCTCGAGACCATCGTGATCGGCATGGTGCTGGGGCTTGAACAGGCGGCGTTCTATTTCGTCGCCCTGCGTTTCGCCATGCTGCTGATGCTGCCGGTGACGGCGATCGATACGGTCGGCGTGCCGCTCGTCTCCGCGCGCTTCCAGGCGAACGACATTCCCGGTGCGCAGAAGCTGGTCGGCACGCTCTCAGCCGGCAGCTTCGTAATCGCGCTCAGCGGTGCCGCGATGCTGGCGCTGGTCGGTCCCTGGCTGCTCGGCGTGTTCGATGCGAGCTTCACGCAGCATTACGGCGCCTTCGTCGTGCTCTGCTGCGTGTCGGTCTGCCATGCCTTCTTCGGGCCCGGCTCCTGGCTGATCATGATCGGCGGCGGTGAGCGCTTCTTCCTGATCAGCCGCACGGCGATGTTCGTCGTCTATATCGGCCTGCTGGCGCTGCTCGGCTACGAACTCGGCCTCGTCGGCATCGCGCTCGCCGGCCTCCTGTTCAATCTGGCGCAGAACCTCGCCGCGACCGCCTGGATCATGCGCCGCTGGCGCATCGACAACATGGCGACCGCCTTCTTCCGCCCCTTCGCGCTGTTCGATTGGGCGCCGTCCGGCGAGCAGGGCGAGAGCCCGGTGCCGGCTGACAAACCCGCTCGCGCGGCCGCTCCGGCGGAATGA
- a CDS encoding glycosyltransferase — protein MRILMACAAFPPFMDGGGPVSAMMVARLLQRAGHDVLVVNVEDEDRYEVQDGVPVHRLPSLNIYWNYRVPRPGWKKVVWHLLENFNPRAYIAMQREIARFRPDLVLTDSIENINVATWGAAKAAGVPVCHIVRSHFLLCWKGSMMQGGDACAGQCASCRLTSVGKRFMSRYVDGVIGETDFVLGRHRDNGYFPRAVFRRIPGAIEAVHAAAPRPAPFDRPLRVGFIGVHTRLKGLDTLAEAARNFAPGVPVEFVIAGTGDDAFARETRARFPDWNTRFLGWTTPEAFFPEIDVLVVPSRGPEVFGRVSIEAFAHGVPVIGARSGGIPEVIGPDSGFTFPPGDVEALTAILRRLIEAPATVATLSAGALAAAQAYLAPRIGAEFTRVLDEVRVRGAARPAAAILPGAA, from the coding sequence ATGCGCATCTTGATGGCCTGTGCTGCGTTTCCGCCGTTCATGGACGGTGGCGGGCCCGTGTCCGCGATGATGGTCGCGCGTCTGCTCCAGCGCGCCGGCCATGACGTGCTGGTCGTCAATGTCGAGGACGAGGACCGCTATGAGGTCCAGGACGGCGTGCCGGTGCATCGGCTGCCGTCGCTCAACATCTATTGGAACTATCGCGTACCGCGCCCGGGCTGGAAGAAGGTCGTCTGGCACCTGCTCGAGAACTTCAACCCGCGCGCCTATATCGCGATGCAGCGGGAGATCGCCCGTTTCCGCCCCGATCTGGTGCTGACCGACAGCATCGAGAACATCAACGTTGCGACCTGGGGCGCGGCCAAGGCGGCCGGCGTTCCGGTCTGCCACATCGTGCGCAGCCATTTCCTGCTCTGCTGGAAGGGCTCCATGATGCAGGGCGGCGACGCCTGCGCCGGCCAGTGCGCGAGCTGCCGCCTGACCTCGGTCGGCAAGCGCTTCATGTCGCGTTACGTCGACGGCGTGATCGGCGAGACCGACTTCGTGCTCGGCCGCCACCGCGACAACGGCTATTTCCCCAGGGCGGTGTTCCGCCGGATCCCGGGCGCCATCGAGGCGGTCCATGCCGCCGCGCCGCGTCCGGCGCCGTTCGACCGGCCCTTGCGCGTCGGCTTCATCGGCGTGCACACGCGCCTGAAGGGCCTCGATACGCTCGCCGAGGCGGCGCGGAACTTCGCGCCGGGCGTGCCGGTCGAATTCGTGATCGCCGGCACCGGCGACGATGCCTTCGCTCGCGAGACCCGCGCGCGGTTTCCGGACTGGAACACCCGTTTCCTCGGCTGGACGACGCCGGAGGCGTTCTTCCCCGAGATCGACGTTCTGGTGGTCCCGTCGCGTGGGCCCGAGGTGTTCGGCCGCGTCAGCATCGAGGCTTTCGCCCATGGCGTGCCGGTGATCGGCGCGCGCTCGGGCGGCATTCCGGAGGTGATCGGGCCGGACAGCGGCTTCACCTTCCCGCCAGGCGACGTCGAGGCGCTGACCGCGATCCTGCGGCGGCTGATCGAGGCCCCCGCGACGGTGGCGACGCTGTCGGCCGGTGCTCTCGCCGCGGCGCAGGCCTATCTTGCGCCGCGCATCGGCGCCGAGTTCACGCGCGTGCTCGACGAGGTGCGGGTCCGGGGGGCGGCGCGCCCCGCCGCCGCGATCCTGCCGGGAGCCGCATGA